One Nonomuraea angiospora DNA segment encodes these proteins:
- a CDS encoding spore germination protein GerW family protein, with amino-acid sequence MDIMKVVEQAKDAATVKRVFGEPVQQGDVVVIPVARIVQGGGGGDGRGKGESGEGGGSGGGFGFSATPAGVYVLKDGEVSWRPAVDVNRIVLGGQIVLIVAALTVRSILKKRRRRR; translated from the coding sequence ATGGACATCATGAAGGTGGTCGAGCAGGCGAAGGACGCCGCGACCGTCAAGCGCGTCTTCGGTGAGCCCGTCCAGCAGGGCGACGTCGTCGTCATCCCGGTCGCCCGGATCGTCCAAGGGGGCGGCGGCGGGGACGGCCGGGGCAAGGGGGAGAGCGGCGAGGGCGGGGGCAGCGGCGGCGGCTTCGGCTTTAGCGCCACGCCCGCGGGCGTCTACGTGCTGAAGGACGGCGAGGTCAGCTGGCGGCCCGCCGTCGACGTCAACCGCATCGTGCTCGGCGGCCAGATCGTGCTGATCGTGGCGGCGCTGACCGTCCGCTCCATTCTCAAGAAGCGGCGGCGCAGGCGCTGA
- the zwf gene encoding glucose-6-phosphate dehydrogenase — MRHASANEHRRGVERAGALVLFGVTGDLARKMILPALYRLTADNRLDLPIICVAKTDLGLDGLREHARQAVGGVHDAAFDKLAGNLRLVAGDYRDPETFARLREETAGKGFLVHYLAVPPALFATVAEGLAGAGLNHDARLVVEKPFGHDLASARELNEELLKHFDEDHVRRVDHFLAKEPVEDLMVFRFANTLLEPIWNRSHIRSVQITMAEDFDVRDRGAFYDANGTIRDVVQNHLLQLLAILAMDPPPSTDARAQLDEKWRVLRAVQAIDPADVVRGQYSGYLDTGGVRPGSTTETFVALRAYIDNWRWAGVPWCIRSGKGLPTTDLEIVAELRKPPVTMFHGGDAPPGPNLIRFRLQPDAGVTFDLLAKEPGKQHTRPVPVSVDFTKVLGPMEAAYERVLADAVSGDPRRFARFDLVEESWRIVRRVLDLPERPLPYERGSWGPEAAAKIAPGGWHEISTTFD; from the coding sequence ATGCGCCACGCGTCCGCCAACGAGCACAGGCGGGGGGTGGAGCGGGCGGGGGCGCTGGTGCTGTTCGGCGTCACCGGCGACCTCGCGCGCAAGATGATCCTGCCCGCCCTCTACCGCCTGACCGCCGACAACCGGCTCGACCTGCCCATCATCTGCGTGGCCAAGACCGACCTCGGCCTCGACGGGCTGCGCGAGCACGCCCGCCAGGCCGTCGGCGGCGTGCACGACGCGGCCTTCGACAAGCTCGCCGGCAACCTGCGGCTGGTCGCGGGCGACTACCGCGACCCCGAGACGTTCGCCAGGCTCCGCGAGGAGACGGCGGGCAAGGGCTTCCTCGTCCACTACCTCGCGGTGCCGCCGGCGCTGTTCGCCACGGTCGCCGAGGGGCTGGCCGGGGCCGGGCTCAACCACGACGCCCGGCTCGTCGTGGAGAAGCCGTTCGGCCACGACCTCGCCTCGGCCCGCGAGCTCAACGAGGAGCTGCTCAAGCACTTCGACGAGGACCACGTGCGGCGGGTCGACCACTTCCTGGCCAAGGAGCCGGTCGAGGACCTCATGGTGTTCCGGTTCGCCAACACGCTGCTGGAGCCCATCTGGAACCGCAGCCACATCCGCAGCGTCCAGATCACCATGGCCGAGGACTTCGACGTGCGCGACCGCGGAGCCTTCTACGACGCCAACGGCACGATCCGCGACGTGGTGCAGAACCACCTGCTGCAGCTGCTGGCCATCCTCGCCATGGACCCGCCGCCGTCCACCGACGCCCGTGCCCAGCTCGACGAGAAGTGGCGGGTGCTGCGCGCCGTGCAGGCCATCGACCCCGCCGACGTCGTACGTGGCCAATACTCCGGCTACCTCGACACCGGCGGCGTGCGGCCCGGCTCCACCACCGAGACGTTCGTCGCCCTGCGCGCCTACATCGACAACTGGCGCTGGGCCGGCGTGCCGTGGTGCATCCGCTCCGGCAAGGGGCTGCCGACCACCGACCTGGAGATCGTCGCCGAGCTGCGCAAGCCGCCGGTGACGATGTTCCACGGAGGCGACGCGCCCCCCGGGCCCAACCTCATCAGGTTCCGGCTCCAGCCGGACGCGGGGGTCACCTTCGACCTGCTGGCCAAGGAGCCGGGCAAGCAGCACACCAGGCCGGTGCCGGTCAGCGTCGACTTCACCAAGGTGCTCGGGCCGATGGAGGCCGCCTACGAGCGCGTGCTGGCCGACGCCGTCAGCGGCGACCCGCGGCGCTTCGCCAGGTTCGACCTGGTGGAGGAGTCGTGGCGGATCGTCCGGCGGGTGCTGGACCTGCCGGAGCGGCCGCTGCCGTACGAGCGGGGCTCCTGGGGGCCCGAGGCGGCCGCGAAGATCGCGCCGGGCGGCTGGCACGAGATCTCGACGACGTTCGACTGA
- a CDS encoding extracellular solute-binding protein, with protein sequence MRRLLPAAAVVAALALAVSACGGGTTAPPATTVSDPSKVSGEITWWDTTRPDSEGPTFQALIKAFEAKYPQVKVKYVNVPSDQAQGQFQTAAQAGAGAPDVIRSEVAWTSQFASLGYLQPLDGTRAVDDEAGFLPGPLSSTKYNGKTYAVPQVTDTLALLYNKRLLKQAGHEAAPKTIAELKQTALDVQAKTGAEGLALNVDSYFLLPFIYGEGGDLLDVANKKIVVNSPANVRAIQTVADLISSGAAPKPATTESYANAMTALKEGKAAMIYNGPWSLSEIYQGKEFKDRKNLGIAPVPAGSVKAGAPTGGWNLAIYAGSKNIPAAYEFVRFMTTAEAQAKIAKEISLLPTRTSAYADPDVQGNSDVVVFKPIMDTAVPRPWIPEGGQLFQPLLEGYQALVGGKSAPADVLKKVDEQYRGIMKDWG encoded by the coding sequence ATGCGACGACTCTTACCCGCCGCAGCGGTCGTTGCGGCACTCGCCCTGGCGGTCTCCGCCTGCGGCGGCGGGACTACGGCACCCCCGGCCACGACCGTCTCCGATCCGTCGAAGGTCAGCGGCGAGATCACGTGGTGGGACACGACGCGGCCGGACAGCGAGGGGCCGACGTTCCAGGCGTTGATCAAGGCGTTCGAGGCGAAATATCCCCAGGTCAAGGTCAAGTACGTGAATGTGCCCTCCGACCAGGCGCAGGGGCAGTTCCAGACCGCCGCGCAGGCGGGGGCGGGCGCGCCGGACGTGATCCGCTCGGAGGTGGCCTGGACCTCGCAGTTCGCGTCGCTGGGCTACCTGCAGCCGCTGGACGGCACGCGGGCGGTGGACGACGAGGCCGGCTTCCTGCCGGGGCCGCTGAGCAGCACCAAGTACAACGGCAAGACGTACGCCGTGCCGCAGGTCACCGACACCCTCGCCCTGCTCTACAACAAGCGGCTGCTGAAGCAGGCGGGGCACGAGGCGGCGCCGAAGACGATCGCCGAGCTGAAGCAGACCGCGCTCGACGTCCAGGCCAAGACCGGCGCCGAGGGGCTGGCGCTCAACGTCGACTCCTACTTCCTGCTGCCGTTCATCTACGGCGAGGGCGGCGACCTCCTCGACGTGGCCAACAAGAAGATCGTGGTGAACTCGCCGGCGAACGTGCGGGCCATCCAGACCGTGGCCGACCTGATCAGCTCGGGCGCCGCACCCAAGCCCGCCACGACGGAGAGCTACGCCAACGCGATGACCGCCCTCAAGGAGGGCAAGGCGGCGATGATCTACAACGGGCCGTGGTCGTTGTCGGAGATCTACCAGGGCAAGGAGTTCAAGGACCGGAAGAACCTGGGCATCGCGCCGGTCCCGGCCGGCTCGGTCAAGGCCGGGGCCCCGACGGGCGGGTGGAACCTGGCGATCTACGCGGGCTCGAAGAACATCCCGGCCGCCTACGAGTTCGTCCGCTTCATGACCACGGCGGAGGCCCAGGCGAAGATCGCCAAGGAGATCAGCCTGCTGCCGACCCGTACCTCCGCCTATGCCGATCCCGACGTGCAGGGCAACTCCGACGTCGTGGTCTTCAAGCCGATCATGGACACCGCCGTGCCGCGGCCCTGGATCCCGGAGGGCGGGCAGCTGTTCCAGCCGCTGCTGGAGGGCTACCAGGCGCTCGTCGGCGGCAAGTCCGCGCCCGCCGACGTGCTCAAGAAGGTCGACGAGCAGTACCGCGGGATCATGAAGGACTGGGGCTGA
- a CDS encoding carbohydrate ABC transporter permease, giving the protein MAVSTGRVAAAGEGARGRHDRPGRLRRALSAHWYAWAMIAPVVVVMAVLIGWPLARGVYLSLTDATEANIGRTIGVNVIPATYEFVGLDNYLRILTSGLFWDKLAWTVVWTVVCVGLHYGIGLGLAVMLNRRLRFRSVYRVLLILPWAVPAFVAAFVWRYLYNSDYGVINGLLKAAGLPAVGWLDDPTTAKIAVIAVNVWIGVPFMMVAMLGGLQSIPAELYEAAEVDGANAWQRFRAITLPGLRQVSSTVILLGTIWTFNMFPIIFLVTRGGPGSETEILVTYAFREAFTGVRNYAGSAAWGVIILLMLVVLAIGYRRTLRSQGDPW; this is encoded by the coding sequence GTGGCGGTCTCGACCGGACGCGTGGCGGCCGCGGGCGAGGGGGCTCGTGGCCGTCACGACAGGCCAGGGCGGTTACGGCGCGCGCTGTCGGCCCACTGGTACGCGTGGGCGATGATCGCGCCGGTGGTGGTCGTGATGGCGGTGCTGATCGGCTGGCCGCTGGCGCGCGGGGTCTACCTGTCGCTGACGGACGCCACCGAGGCGAACATCGGCCGGACCATCGGCGTGAACGTCATCCCGGCCACCTACGAGTTCGTCGGCCTGGACAACTACCTGCGGATCCTGACCTCCGGCCTGTTCTGGGACAAGCTCGCCTGGACCGTCGTGTGGACGGTGGTCTGCGTGGGCCTGCACTACGGCATCGGCCTCGGCCTGGCCGTGATGCTCAACCGCCGGCTGCGCTTCCGCTCCGTCTACCGCGTGCTGCTGATCCTGCCCTGGGCGGTGCCCGCCTTCGTGGCCGCCTTCGTCTGGCGCTACCTCTACAACAGCGACTACGGCGTGATCAACGGCTTGCTGAAGGCGGCCGGGCTGCCCGCGGTGGGCTGGCTGGACGACCCGACCACGGCCAAGATCGCGGTGATCGCGGTGAACGTGTGGATCGGGGTGCCGTTCATGATGGTCGCCATGCTCGGCGGCCTGCAGTCGATCCCGGCCGAGCTGTACGAGGCCGCCGAGGTGGACGGGGCGAACGCGTGGCAACGGTTCCGGGCGATCACCCTCCCGGGGCTGCGCCAGGTGTCGTCCACGGTGATCCTGCTCGGCACGATCTGGACGTTCAACATGTTCCCGATCATCTTCCTGGTGACGCGGGGCGGCCCCGGAAGCGAGACCGAGATCCTGGTCACCTACGCCTTCCGCGAGGCCTTCACCGGCGTGCGGAACTACGCGGGCTCGGCCGCCTGGGGCGTGATCATCCTCCTCATGCTGGTGGTGCTGGCGATCGGCTACCGCCGCACGTTGCGTAGTCAAGGAGATCCCTGGTGA
- a CDS encoding MFS transporter: protein MPVGLLALALGGFGIGLTEFGIIGLLPEVAADFGVSEPVAGYLVSGYALSVAVGAIGLTAAIARFDRKKVLLALMVLFAAGNLISAIAPVYPVLMAGRVVAALCHGAFFGVGSVVAADMVAPNRRAGAIALMFAGLTAANVLGVPLGTLLGQQLGWRSTFWAITVIGLVALAGIRLLVPPTPAPARTSLRGELAAFRRPQVWVSTAVTVLAFGGMFGAFTYIAFTLTEVSGFAAATVPWLLVLFGTGTFAGNFVGGKLADRALNTSLAAILALLTAVLAVFALTAQSQVMTVVSLLLMGAVGLATAPGLQLRIMRYAQDAPTMASGANIAAFNVGNALGAWLSGLALGAGFGFVSPLWVGAGITLAGLAVLLAGSALPNRGTPATTEPALPDHRTPATT, encoded by the coding sequence ATGCCTGTCGGGCTTCTCGCCCTGGCACTCGGGGGCTTCGGCATCGGGCTCACCGAGTTCGGGATCATCGGTCTGCTGCCGGAGGTCGCGGCGGACTTCGGCGTCAGCGAGCCGGTCGCCGGATATCTGGTCTCTGGTTACGCGCTGAGCGTGGCCGTCGGCGCCATCGGACTCACCGCGGCCATCGCCCGGTTCGACCGCAAGAAGGTGCTGCTGGCGCTGATGGTGCTGTTCGCCGCGGGCAACCTGATCTCCGCGATCGCACCGGTCTACCCGGTGCTGATGGCGGGCCGGGTCGTCGCGGCGCTGTGCCACGGCGCGTTCTTCGGCGTCGGATCGGTGGTCGCCGCCGACATGGTCGCGCCGAACCGGCGGGCCGGCGCCATCGCGCTGATGTTCGCCGGGCTGACCGCGGCCAACGTGCTCGGGGTGCCGCTGGGCACGCTGCTCGGCCAGCAGCTCGGCTGGCGCTCGACGTTCTGGGCGATCACGGTCATCGGCCTGGTCGCGCTGGCCGGGATCCGGCTGCTGGTCCCGCCGACGCCGGCGCCCGCCAGGACGAGCCTGCGCGGCGAGCTGGCCGCGTTCCGCCGGCCGCAGGTCTGGGTCTCCACCGCGGTCACCGTGCTCGCCTTCGGCGGCATGTTCGGCGCGTTCACCTACATCGCCTTCACGCTCACCGAGGTCAGCGGCTTCGCCGCCGCCACGGTGCCCTGGCTGCTGGTGCTGTTCGGGACCGGCACGTTCGCGGGGAACTTCGTCGGCGGCAAGCTCGCCGACCGGGCGCTGAACACGTCGCTGGCCGCGATCCTGGCGCTGCTCACCGCGGTGCTCGCGGTGTTCGCGCTGACCGCGCAGAGCCAGGTCATGACGGTCGTCTCGCTGCTGCTGATGGGCGCGGTCGGCCTGGCCACCGCGCCCGGGCTGCAGCTGCGGATCATGCGGTACGCCCAGGACGCGCCCACGATGGCCTCCGGCGCCAACATCGCGGCCTTCAACGTCGGCAACGCGCTGGGCGCCTGGCTGAGCGGGCTGGCCCTGGGGGCCGGGTTCGGGTTCGTCTCACCTCTCTGGGTCGGCGCCGGGATCACCCTGGCCGGACTCGCCGTCCTGCTGGCCGGCTCGGCCCTCCCGAACCGCGGAACGCCGGCCACCACCGAACCGGCCCTCCCGGACCACCGGACGCCGGCCACCACCTGA
- the pulA gene encoding pullulanase-type alpha-1,6-glucosidase, with translation MIREGEARAHWIDRDTVAWQVDPSFEHTLACGERVIRLSPGTLSDEQRGAWPHLASYTALKVDPRDADLVREALRERVLALARDGSGELVAATGVQLPGVLDDLYAGAAAAPLGPRGRVIPRLSLWAPTARKVELALYGPGRSVHPMRRDDETGVWSVRGLPAWWGREYTFLVTLHSGTNEVTDPYGLAVTPDGGRSRLVDLDSPALKPPGWDRLAKPPAVPLHRATIYELHVRDFSASDATVPAGLRGTYAAFGLDSAGTRELRALAADGLTHVHLLPVFDFATVPERRADRTEPACDPDCDFAALPPDSRRQQECVARTAATDSFNWGYDPLHYTVPEGSYATDPDERTKEFRAMVAALNGAGLRVVMDVVYNHTHSTGVLDPIVPGYYHRLLADGAVADSTCCPNTAPEHTMMGRLVVDSVVTWARQYKIDGFRFDLMGHHPKANLLAVRRALDELTVERDGVDGRSIILYGEGWNFGEVADGARFEQATQANLAGTGIGTFNDRLRDAVRGGAPFDADPRVQGFGSGLAGAPNGAPANGTAEQQRARLAGYTDLIKLGLAGNLRDYVLPSGKKGSEIDFNGAPAGYAAEPGETVSYVDAHDNETLFDALAYKLPQPTPMADRVRMQVLSLATVLLAQGAAFVHAGSERLRSKSLDRNSFDSGDWFNRLLWDCSLGNGFGGGLPPKADNESRWPYAGPLLADPALLPGCAAIGECRAGFGELLRIRASSPAFALGSQVRERLTFADAADGVIAMHVDTSGLDPRWSSVTVVFNATPAAQAQPMERLAGRAVALHPVQAASGDPVVRESAFDPDTGTLTVPARTVAVFVAKTHPG, from the coding sequence GTGATCCGCGAGGGCGAGGCGAGGGCCCACTGGATCGACCGCGACACGGTCGCGTGGCAGGTCGACCCGTCGTTCGAGCACACCCTGGCGTGCGGCGAGCGGGTCATCCGGCTCTCGCCCGGGACGCTGAGCGACGAGCAGCGCGGCGCCTGGCCGCACCTGGCGTCGTACACCGCGCTGAAGGTGGACCCGCGCGACGCCGATCTCGTCCGCGAGGCGCTGCGCGAGCGGGTCCTGGCCCTGGCGCGGGACGGCTCGGGCGAGCTCGTGGCGGCGACGGGCGTGCAGCTCCCCGGCGTGCTCGACGACCTCTACGCCGGGGCCGCCGCCGCGCCGCTCGGCCCCAGGGGACGGGTGATCCCGAGGCTGTCGCTGTGGGCGCCGACCGCCCGCAAGGTCGAGCTGGCCCTGTACGGCCCCGGCCGGAGCGTCCACCCGATGCGGCGCGACGACGAGACCGGCGTCTGGTCGGTCCGCGGGCTGCCGGCCTGGTGGGGTCGCGAGTACACGTTCCTGGTCACCCTCCACTCGGGGACGAACGAGGTCACGGACCCGTACGGCCTGGCGGTGACCCCGGACGGCGGGCGCAGCAGGCTCGTCGACCTCGACAGCCCCGCGCTCAAGCCGCCCGGCTGGGACCGGCTCGCCAAGCCCCCGGCCGTCCCCCTGCACCGGGCGACGATCTACGAGCTGCACGTGCGCGACTTCTCGGCCTCCGACGCCACCGTCCCGGCCGGGCTGCGCGGCACGTACGCGGCCTTCGGCCTCGACTCCGCCGGGACGCGGGAGCTGCGGGCGCTGGCGGCGGACGGGCTGACGCACGTGCACCTGCTGCCGGTGTTCGACTTCGCCACGGTGCCCGAGCGCCGGGCCGACAGGACCGAGCCCGCCTGTGACCCGGACTGTGACTTCGCCGCGCTGCCGCCCGACTCGCGGCGGCAGCAGGAGTGCGTGGCGCGCACGGCCGCGACCGACTCCTTCAACTGGGGCTACGACCCGCTGCACTACACCGTGCCCGAGGGCTCGTACGCGACGGACCCCGACGAGCGGACCAAGGAGTTCCGCGCCATGGTCGCCGCGCTCAACGGGGCCGGGCTGCGCGTGGTGATGGACGTGGTCTACAACCACACCCACTCCACCGGCGTGCTCGACCCGATCGTGCCCGGCTACTACCACCGCCTGCTGGCGGACGGCGCGGTCGCCGACTCCACCTGCTGCCCCAACACCGCGCCCGAGCACACGATGATGGGCCGGCTGGTGGTCGACTCGGTCGTCACCTGGGCCCGCCAGTACAAGATCGACGGCTTCCGCTTCGACCTCATGGGCCACCACCCGAAGGCCAACCTCCTCGCCGTCCGCCGCGCCCTCGACGAGCTGACCGTGGAGCGGGACGGCGTGGACGGCAGGTCGATCATCCTTTACGGCGAGGGCTGGAACTTCGGCGAGGTGGCCGACGGGGCCAGGTTCGAGCAGGCCACGCAGGCCAACCTGGCCGGGACCGGCATCGGCACGTTCAACGACCGGCTGCGGGACGCGGTGCGCGGCGGCGCCCCGTTCGACGCCGACCCGCGCGTGCAGGGGTTCGGCTCGGGCCTGGCGGGCGCGCCGAACGGCGCCCCGGCCAACGGCACGGCCGAGCAGCAGCGGGCCCGGCTGGCCGGCTACACCGACCTGATCAAGCTGGGGCTGGCCGGGAACCTGCGCGACTACGTGCTGCCCTCCGGGAAGAAGGGCTCGGAGATCGACTTCAACGGCGCGCCCGCCGGGTACGCGGCCGAGCCGGGCGAGACGGTGTCGTACGTGGACGCGCACGACAACGAGACGCTGTTCGACGCGCTGGCCTACAAGCTGCCGCAGCCGACGCCGATGGCCGACCGGGTGCGGATGCAGGTGCTGTCGCTGGCCACCGTGCTGCTGGCGCAGGGGGCGGCGTTCGTGCACGCGGGCAGCGAGCGGCTGCGCTCGAAGTCCCTCGACCGCAACTCCTTCGACTCCGGCGACTGGTTCAACCGGCTGCTGTGGGACTGCTCGCTGGGCAACGGGTTCGGCGGCGGGCTGCCGCCCAAGGCCGACAACGAGTCCAGATGGCCCTACGCCGGGCCGCTGCTGGCGGATCCGGCCCTGCTCCCGGGGTGCGCGGCGATCGGCGAGTGCCGGGCCGGGTTCGGGGAGCTGCTGCGGATCCGGGCCTCGTCGCCGGCGTTCGCGCTGGGATCGCAGGTGCGCGAGCGGCTGACGTTCGCTGACGCGGCGGACGGCGTGATCGCGATGCACGTGGACACGTCCGGGCTGGACCCGCGCTGGTCGTCGGTGACCGTGGTCTTCAACGCCACCCCGGCCGCGCAGGCCCAGCCGATGGAGCGGCTGGCGGGGCGGGCGGTGGCGCTGCACCCCGTGCAGGCCGCCTCAGGGGATCCGGTCGTCCGGGAGTCCGCCTTCGACCCGGACACCGGCACGCTCACGGTCCCGGCCCGCACGGTGGCGGTGTTCGTCGCCAAAACCCACCCGGGATAG
- a CDS encoding sugar ABC transporter permease, with protein MSTTTRTHGPGRGRERGQGRGQGRGRGERGPLASIGLHAGLLLAVAVSLFPVVWLVLTSLKPRDSWLSAELRLFDHSSLDNYVRVLSATEFPRWLLNSVLAAGLTMLGGVFLAATTGYAVSRFRFPGHRSVMWLLLITQMFPVAILIVPLYNLMAGLGLLNQIPGLVIAYMTISVPFCAWMMKSYFDTVPVEIDQAAMVDGLTPFGTFWRVALPLARPGIAVTAFYCFMTAWGEVGYATVFMSQEDKRTLGVGLQQFVGQHWSDWGLMTASAVLIAIPAGAVFLLVQRHLVTGLTAGATKS; from the coding sequence GTGAGCACGACGACGCGCACGCACGGGCCAGGGCGGGGGCGCGAGCGCGGGCAGGGGCGGGGGCAGGGGCGGGGGCGCGGCGAGCGAGGCCCGCTGGCCTCGATCGGCCTGCACGCGGGCCTGCTGCTCGCCGTGGCCGTCTCGCTGTTCCCGGTCGTTTGGCTGGTGCTGACCTCGCTCAAGCCGCGCGACAGCTGGCTGTCGGCGGAGCTGCGGCTCTTCGACCACTCCTCGCTCGACAACTACGTCCGTGTGCTGAGCGCGACCGAGTTCCCGCGGTGGCTGCTCAACAGCGTGCTCGCCGCCGGTCTGACCATGCTGGGCGGGGTGTTCCTGGCCGCGACCACCGGGTACGCCGTCAGCCGCTTCCGCTTCCCCGGGCACCGCTCCGTGATGTGGCTGCTGCTGATCACCCAGATGTTCCCGGTCGCCATCCTCATCGTGCCGCTCTACAACCTGATGGCCGGACTGGGGCTGCTCAACCAGATCCCCGGGCTGGTGATCGCGTACATGACGATCTCCGTGCCGTTCTGCGCCTGGATGATGAAGAGCTACTTCGACACCGTGCCGGTGGAGATCGACCAGGCCGCGATGGTGGACGGGCTGACCCCGTTCGGCACGTTCTGGCGGGTGGCGCTGCCGCTGGCGCGGCCGGGGATCGCGGTGACCGCGTTCTACTGCTTCATGACCGCCTGGGGCGAGGTCGGCTACGCCACCGTGTTCATGTCCCAGGAGGACAAGCGCACCCTGGGGGTCGGGCTGCAGCAGTTCGTCGGCCAGCACTGGTCCGACTGGGGGCTGATGACCGCCTCGGCCGTGCTCATCGCCATCCCGGCGGGCGCCGTCTTCCTCCTCGTCCAGCGCCACCTCGTCACCGGCCTCACGGCCGGCGCGACGAAGTCCTGA